One region of Salvia miltiorrhiza cultivar Shanhuang (shh) chromosome 3, IMPLAD_Smil_shh, whole genome shotgun sequence genomic DNA includes:
- the LOC131018430 gene encoding uncharacterized protein LOC131018430: MPRSSRTGVLVFDPEIEKTARKLKKQAKEWKKKSNSAPPSLEDQEEIEDPMGDRNNRDEENDREIVDPRQEPPQLIRELGRHRSNRPLCIVLPAINGNAEIRPGFIQVLPKFGDLPGESAHKHLAEFDLVCSTLRPHGFTENNLRLLTFSHTLQGRARDWLFDLPPGSIRTWGDLEEQFLRKFFPESRAANLRMAISSIKQKKAESLADYWERFQQLCRKCPDHGFSDYQLLTNYFYRGMSSFDRKIVDAACGGSLTNKTLDEAKQLIVDMVSNGQQYEDEDDDRYRPVQKVEDSNMNERIDALTSLVRGLAVSKTQHVQCGICFENNHPIDACPSLQDNNTEQVCMGSADEQEMNAQRQRRNDPFSNTYNPGWRNHPNFRWRQQEPGMYAPNPPQAGQDAHTARPAPSSAPNMNDIMKSLTQSSEIVKNLVQSQQAFQHETQAALSNMGTQITQLATQVNKLQANQGRLPSVTEMNPKENASAVTTRSGRILAEPQPKQQDKEKPDEAKDDAISEKSPESTEPISSKVSGKPKVSIPQSLTAPPFPSRLAQNKRIEEEKDILEIFKKVEINLPLLDAIKQVPRYAKFLKELCSKKMKFGNDARIRVSENVSAVLQRKLPQKCRDPGMFTIPCIIGNKTVERAMLDLGASINVMPYSVYKDLQLGPLKDTRVIIQLADRSTAYPEGVVEDVLVKVNDLIFPVDFYIVDMDDSAKQSLILLGRPFMKTAKAKIDVDSGMLSLEFDGDVVTFNIFEAMKHVEDPESVFMIDVIDHLVEEFVENFREDELEHVIFSSLTEENSKTEENEAIREIIMQLY; encoded by the coding sequence atgccCCGTTCTTCTCGTACAGGCGTATTAGTTTTTGATCCAGAAATCGAGAAGACCGCACGAAAGTTGAAGAAGCAAGCTAAGGAGTGGAAAAAGAAATCCAATTCTGCTCCACCGAGTCTTGAGGATCAAGAAGAAATTGAAGATCCAATGGGTGACCGTAATAATAGGGATGAGGAGAACGATAGAGAGATCGTTGATCCTCGACAGGAACCACCTCAACTGATCAGAGAGTTAGGCCGTCATAGAAGCAATCGCCCTTTGTGCATTGTCCTTCCTGCCATTAATGGCAACGCTGAAATACGGCCTGGTTTCATTCAAGTGCTACCCAAATTCGGTGATTTACCTGGAGAGAGTGCACACAAGCATCTGGCTGAATTTGATCTAGTTTGCTCAACTCTACGCCCTCATGGTTTtactgaaaataatttgaggctaTTGACTTTTTCTCATACTTTGCAGGGTAGAGCGAGAGATTGGCTTTTTGATCTTCCTCCTGGTTCGATTAGAACTTGGGGAGATTTAGAAGAACAATTCTTGCGAAAATTCTTTCCTGAGTCCAGAGCTGCAAATTTGAGAATGGCCATTAGCAGCATTAAACAGAAGAAGGCGGAGAGTTTAGCCGattattgggagagattccaacagCTGTGTCGCAAGTGTCCTGATCATGGATTTTCTGACTACCAATTGCTTACTAACTATTTTTATCGtggtatgtcttcttttgataggaAAATTGTTGACGCTGCTTGTGGTGGAAGCTTGACCAATAAAACTTTGGACGAAGCAAAGCAACTCATCGTTGACATGGTTTCAAATGGCCAAcaatatgaggatgaggatgatgatcgtTATAGGCCAGTGCAGAAAGTAGAAGATTCCAACATGAACGAGAGAATTGATGCTCTCACCTCTTTAGTTAGAGGACTTGCCGTCTCTAAAACTCAACACGTTCAATGTGGAatttgctttgaaaataatcatcCTATTGATGCATGTCCATCTCTGCAGGATAATAATACTGAGCAAGTGTGCATGGGATCCGCTGATGAGCAAGAGATGAACGCACAAAGGCAAAGGCGAAATGACCCTTTTTCCAACACCTACAATCCAGGGTGGAGAAATCACCCAAATTTTAGGTGGAGACAGCAGGAACCAGGGATGTACGCGCCGAATCCGCCACAGGCTGGACAGGATGCCCATACCGCACGTCCTGCACCGAGTTCTGCACCCAATATGAACGATATCATGAAGAGCCTCACCCAGAGCAGTGAAATTGTGAAGAATTTGGTGCAAAGTCAGCAGGCGTTCCAGCATGAAACTCAGGCAGCGTTGAGTAATATGGGCACACAAATCACGCAGTTAGCCACTCAGGTGAACAAGCTGCAGGCGAATCAAGGCCGACTTCCTTCTGTCACGGAGATGAATCCCAAGGAAAATGCAAGTGCTGTAACTACAAGAAGTGGGAGAATTCTAGCTGAGCCACAGCCTAAGCAGCAGGACAAAGAAAAGCCCGATGAAGCTAAGGACGATGCAATTAGTGAGAAGTCACCAGAATCCACCGAGCCTATCTCTTCTAAGGTAAGTGGAAAACCTAAGGTTTCAATTCCTCAATCACTGACtgcaccaccttttccttcTAGGTTGGCTCAGAACaagagaattgaagaagagaaggatATTCTGGAAATCTTCAAGAAGGTAGAAATAAACTTGCCCTTGCTTGATGCAATTAAGCAAGTTCCCAGGTACGCAAAGTTTTTAAAAGAGTTATGCTCTAAGAAAATGAAGTTTGGGAATGATGCGAGAATTCGAGTGAGTGAGAATGTTTCTGCTGTTCTGCAAAGAAAATTGCCCCAAAAGTGTCGAGATCCTGGTATGTTCACTATTCCATGCATTATAGGTAATAAGACTGTTGAGAGAGCCATGCTAGATTTAGGAGCatccataaatgtcatgccttatTCTGTGTATAAGGATTTGCAATTAGGACCTTTGAAAGACACTCGTGTTATCATTCAGTTAGCTGATAGGTCTACTGCATATCCCGAAGGTGTTGTTGAGGATGTCCTTGTCAAGGtcaatgatttgatttttcctgtgGATTTTTATATTGTTGATATGGATGATTCTGCTAAGCAATCCTTGATTCTATTAGGGAGACCATTCATGAAAACTGCTAAAGCAAAAATTGATGTGGATAGTGGAATGCTTAGCCTTGAATTTGATGGAGATGTTgtcacatttaatatttttgaggcTATGAAGCATGTTGAGGATCCTGAATCTGTGTTCATGATTGATGTTATTGACCATTTGGTTGAGgaatttgttgagaatttcaggGAGGATGAGCTTGAGCATGTTATTTTCAGTTCCCTAACTGAAGAGAACTCCAAAACTGAGGAGAATGAAGCCATTAGAGAGATTATCATGCAGCTGTACTAA
- the LOC131017781 gene encoding F-box/kelch-repeat protein At3g23880-like — protein MEIESQSLHLPEEIIGEILPRLPVKSLLRLRCVSKSWRSLIGTERFIKKHHQNSMKNPSFTQQRFIVETNLVEWPKQCTLLSVLSGPINTIPFSPLAYPTNTTLFSRLAYPRNTTLPMGYDIVGSCNGLLCIVNDENIFHLWNPSTRIISKKLPEISIVNDLNDFDNFGFGWVESSDEYKVFVNVVECHSSVGEIYSTRTKSWKTIELCPYFIPFSRGGLFGGGKLYWMYDDDEVIIFLDLKSEVFGRIEIPSDQEKMYGEIDREKYAIDVGVLGGFVCVLCFNYQIRGYRVWVMNESWEEVVTLSHLLELLQPPLVKGLNGEILVNCGSIVVVYDCRDNVFRNLKYCSCCEDTGFSSHGDCVDSSSHDVYVESLVWPEDL, from the coding sequence ATGGAGATCGAAAGCCAATCTCTCCATCTTCCGGAAGAAATCATTGGAGAAATACTGCCAAGACTGCCCGTGAAATCACTGTTGAGACTCAGGTGCGTTTCGAAATCATGGCGCTCTTTAATTGGCACCGAAAGATTCATAAAAAAACACCACCAAAATTCGATGAAAAACCCATCTTTCACCCAACAAAGGTTCATTGTAGAGACGAATTTGGTTGAATGGCCTAAGCAATGTACTCTGCTGTCGGTTTTGAGCGGACCAATAAATACTATCCCTTTTTCTCCTTTAGCTTATCCAACGAATACTACATTATTTTCTCGTTTAGCTTATCCAAGGAATACTACATTGCCAATGGGATATGACATTGTGGGGAGCTGTAATGGGCTGCTCTGCATTGTCAATGATGAGAATATATTTCACTTGTGGAACCCATCCACTAGAATAATCTCCAAGAAACTGCCAGAAATTTCAATTGTTAATGATCTCAACGATTTTGATAATTTTGGATTCGGTTGGGTTGAATCGAGTGATGAGTACAAGGTGTTTGTGAATGTGGTTGAATGTCACTCCAGCGTTGGTGAAATTTATAGTACAAGGacaaaatcatggaaaacaaTTGAGCTCTGCCCATATTTCATTCCATTTAGCAGGGGGGGGCTGTTTGGAGGTGGGAAGCTTTACTGGATGTACGACGATGATGAAGTTATTATTTTCTTGGACTTGAAGAGTGAGGTGTTTGGAAGGATTGAAATTCCCTCTGATCAAGAGAAGATGTATGGAGAGATTGATCGAGAGAAGTACGCCATTGACGTGGGTGTGCTTGGTGGTTTCGTTTGTGTGCTATGTTTTAATTATCAAATTAGAGGCTATCGAGTTTGGGTTATGAACGAGTCTTGGGAGGAAGTGGTGACTCTTTCTCACCTTCTTGAGCTTCTTCAACCACCATTGGTGAAAGGTCTAAATGGAGAGATTTTGGTAAATTGTGGATCCATTGTGGTGGTCTATGATTGTCGGGATAATGTGTTCCGCAACCTCAAGTATTGTTCCTGTTGTGAGGATACTGGGTTCAGCAGCCACGGGGATTGTGTCGATTCAAGTTCACATGATGTCTATGTTGAAAGTTTAGTCTGGCCAGAAGATTTATGA